In Candidatus Aegiribacteria sp., the DNA window ATCAGCAGCAGTATAACTGGGATAATCAGGAATTGCATGTTCTTATTTCCCGGAATGGCCAAACCCTCCGTCACCCCTTTCAGTGTCAGGCAATTTCTCAATAGCTTTGAGTACAGGACAGGCGACAGGAGCAAGAACTGCCTGGGCTATTCTGTCACCGCGTTCCACCAGAAAAGGTTCATCCGACAGATTAGCCAGAATGATCTGAACCTCACCTCTGTAATCCGAATCAATCGTACCTGGAGAATTCAGCACAGTTACGCCGTATTTCAAGGCGTTGCCGCTTCTGGGTCTGATCTGCCATTCATACCCGCGGGGTATCGACACCTTGAGACCGGTCGGGATGAGAACTCTCTTTCCCGGATCTATTACGAGTGGTGAATAAATGGCAGCCATCATGTCCACACCGCTTGATCCTCGAGTCGCTCTCGCAGGAAGGGGAAGATCGCGCGCATGCTCAAGTACTTCAAGCAATACTTCTATTCCCATATGTTCCCCATCCTGCAGAACAATCCATCACTCAGGCGAAGATGTTTCAGTTTTTCTGATCAACATCTTTCATTGTCAAATCAATCTTGCCGTTATCTTTGATAGCGGTAACCTTGACTTTTACTTGCTGTCCCCGTTTGAGAACATCATCCACGTTCTCAACTCTATCTTTGCTGATCTGACTGATATGAACCAGTCCGTCAGTTCCAGGCATTATTTCAACAAATGCTCCGAAATTCAGGATATTAACAACAACACCGTCGTATATCTGACCAAGCTTTGGTTTCCCTGTTGAGAGTTCGATCAATTCCAGAGTTCTGTTAGCAGCTTCGGCGTCATCCGACAGGATAACGACCGTACCGTCATCTTCAATATTAATATCCGCGCCGGTTTCTTCCGTTATCGCACGGATATTCTTCCCACCCGGACCTATCAGTTTACCGATCATATCCTTTTCGATCGAAATCGTGTATACTCTTGGAGCATACTCACTCAAAGCATCACGCGGTTCACTGATGACTGAGTCCATTTCATCAAGAATGAAGATCCTGTTCTCTCTGGCTCTTTGCATAGCCTCCCCAAGAACACCAAGCGATATTCCTTCAACTTTGAGATCCATCTGTATCGCTGTGACACCGGTTCTTGTTCCCGCTATTTTCAGATCCATATCACCGAGATGATCTTCGACACCTGCGATGTCTGAGAGAATAATGTAATCATTCCCATCAGTTACAAGACCAAGCGCGACACCTGCTACAGAATCTGATACCGGGACTCCGGCATCCATCAGGCTGAGTGAGCCTCCGCAAATCGTGGCCTGACTGGAAGAACCATTCGATTCCAGAATATCCGATACCACTCTTACCGTGTAATTGAATTTTTCCTTTTCCTTCGGCATCACATGAGAAAGCGCCATCTCAGCAAGATGACCATGACCGATTTCCCGTCTGCTGGGTCCACGAGCCGGTCTGACTTCACCAACACTGAATGAAGGGAAATTGTAATGAAGCATGAAATCCTTGGTGTATTCGCCCATTAAGGCATCGATTCGCTGTACATCTCTCGCGCCGCCAAGAGTGACAGCGACGAGCGCTTGAGTTTCTCCTCTGGTGAACAGTGCGGAACCGTGAGGACGCGGCAGTACACCGACCTCACATGTAATCTTGCGTACATCGCTCTCGGCACGACCATCAGGGCGCTTGCGGTCAACAAGCAGTTTCTGTCGAACAAATGCCTTCTCCGCGTCATGAACGGCATTTGAAATAATTTTTCGAAGCTGTACTTCATCATCCAGTTGCTCGTATTTGCCTGCAAGTTTTTCAAGAGCACTATCTACAGCAAGCTCTCCTACTTCTGAAAGAACGTTCTTTACACCGTTTCCATATACTTTCTCGAACTCCGGAAAAGCAATTTCATTAATTATTCCCTGCAGATCCTCAGGAATAGCAGTTGCGATTTCAGGCTTACGTTTTTCCCTGCCTGCAAGACCCTGAAGTTCAGCCTGCAGCTCATTTATCCTGGCTGCTGCTTCAGCGGCTCGTTTGATTGCCTCCATGACCAGTTCTTCAGAAAGCTGGTCCGTAGAGCCCTCAAGCATAACTACATCGTTGCCTTTCACGGCTACAATAAGATCCAGCTCGCTTTTCTCCTGTTCCTCCATTGTGGGATTTATTACGAACTCTCCATCGATTCTTCCGATTTTCACTGATGATACGGGTCCATCCCAGGGAATATCTGATATCAGCAATGAGGCGGAAGCTCCAACCATCGCCAGCAGACTCGGATCGTTCTGACCATCTGAACTCAGCACCAGACAGTAAACCTGGGTCTCCTCCATGTATTCCGATGGAAACAGAGGTCTGAGGGGTCTGTCTATCAGTCTGGCTGTAAGAATTTCCTTTGCCTGTGGCTGACCTTCTCTTCTGAAGAAGCCGCCCGGGATCTTGCCCGCGGCATAGGTTCGTTCGCGGTACTCTATCGTAAGCGGGAAGAAAGGCAGATCTCTCAATCCACCTGAAGTTGCCGCTACAAGAACAGAAGAACCTCCATATGTAACGTACACTGAACCATGGGCCTGTTTTGCCATACGACCTGTCTCGATCGAAAGCGTTCTTCCGGCTATTTCACATTTCACTACATTTGACATTTTTCTTTTACCATCTCTTCTTTTCTTAATCCCTGCGGTTTTGCAGAAATTATTCTTACAGGCATCACTTTGTTTGAGTTTCAAATGTGTTTTCAGTGTGCCGGTAATTCGGTTGAGTTGCTATCTTCTCAATCCGAGTTCTTTTATTATTGTCCTGTACCGCTCAATATCCTTTTTACTCAAGTAATTGAGCAGTTTTCTCCTCTTACCGACCATCTTCAAAAGTCCCCTTCTGCTGTGATGGTCATCTTTGTGAATCTTACAGTGTTCGGTAAGGTTCTTAAGCTTTTCTGTCAGAATCGCTATCTGAACTTCAGACTTACCTGTATCCTGTTCTTTTTCTCCGAATTTTTTTACAAGTTCTGCCTTTTTATCGGCGGTGATACTCATCTTTCTGGATCCTCCATCCATTTTTCTTCTTCAGCAAGTTTCTTAACATCTCTGACATCCTCTGCTATAAGGTCTGATAACTCACCCATGGAATCAGGTGATGCTATACCTCTCAGCCTCGAGCAGAAGCTGACGGTCATACCGCAGCCATACATATTCTCTATCCGGTTGATCAGATGAGCTTCAACCGGACCGGTGGCGTTTCCCGGAACAAATACGGCTGCAGGCATTCGCCTGTCACTTTCATCAAGGGTTACAATTCCGGCATAGCTTCCGCGTTCCGGAAGCAATTTACAGAATGGAACCCTGACATTTACAGTGGGAAAACCTAATCTGCGTCCCACTCCTTTGCCTCTCGATACGACCCCGGTAACTGAATATTTTCTGCCAAGCAGCAATTCAGCCTGACGAACATCACCGTTTTCGAGAAGATTTCTGATTCTTTCGCTTTTAACAGGTACATCTCCGGTCTTCAGCGGAGGTACAATAATAGTATCAATTCTTCTTGAAGTACACCATTGCTTGAGAAAATGCTCCGTGCCTTTCCGCTCTCTGCCAAAATGGAAATCGTAACCAACAACAAGTCGTGAAAACTGCTCCCTTGCATAAAGATCCTCAAGAAAGACCTCAGGCTCCATATTTACCGTAATATTATCAAAAGGATACAGGAGAATCTTCTTTATTCCCAACTCGCGTAATATTTTTGCTCTCTCAAATGAAGTTGTAAGACGTCTTGACCACGATCCTTTTCCGAAATACTGACGAGGCACCGGCTCGAAACAGACAACACCCGCGTTTCGGTCTTTCAGCAGCGCTGCCCTTATCACCACTTCATGACCCATATGTATCCCATCGAAACTGCCGATTGCCAGTGTCATATCTTCAATCCGCTATAAATACGCAGAGAGGTCTCAATGAAGAGCCATCCCCCTCTGCCATTGCCACCAGTCTGTCCTGCTTATCAAGCAGAACAACTGTACCTGTGAGCGTACTGTAAAGCCTTGCGCCATGGGATACAAGGCGCTTATCCGAATCGCTCAGAACAACGCTCTCATATGCATTCAGAAGAGCAGTCATAGAAAGCATTGACTCAGGATTATCCGGTTCGCGTGACGCTCTCTCGATATCAAAGCTCCCGATGGAAAGCCTTCTGATATCGAACGCGGCCCCACAGGAATCGAGATCGTACCCGATGTCCCTTGCAAGGGCTCTTACATAGGTCCCTGAACTGACTGTAACCGCAAGGTGTACTTTACTGTTCTCATATTTCATCAGTTCCCAGTCAGTTACGCAAACTCTCTTCTCCGGCGTATCAGGAAGCAAACCTTTCCTTGCTGTCTTATAAGCTCTGACACCATCTACTTTCACAGCGGAATAACTGGGTACTTTCTGGGTGATGTTTCCCGTATATCTCTTAAGAATACTCTGAATATCCTTCCGACTTATATGCTCTGCAGATTTCCTTTCGAGAATATTCCCGGTTGTATCATCTGTATCCGTTCTGATTCCGAACTCAATTCCGAAGCTGTATCGCTTCTCTTCTGATGTGATAAACCTGGATAATTTTGTGGCTTTCCCCATAAGTACTATCAGAAGTCCTGTAGCATCAGGATCGAGAGTTCCAGCGTGCCCGTACTTTCTGAAACCCCAGGCACTGGCCACTGACGAGGTTGCCATTCTTGAAGTAATACCGCTTGATTTATCCAGCAGGTATGCTGCACCGCAGATGTCAGAAAATGTCAATCGTTGTCCAGTTCCTTCATGATACCAAGGACTTTATCTCCGTCTTTCCCGGATGAATCATGCACAAAGGAAAGTACTGGCACAGTCCGCATCCTGATTCCATCCGCCAGCCTGGATCTGAGAAATCCGGCAGCTGACTTCATTGCCTTACAGGCATCTTCTGAATCATTTTCTGAACCTGTTGTCTCGAAAAACACTGTAGCATGTGATCCGTCACGAGCAAGTTTCACTCTTGTTATCAGTATATTCTGGAGTCTATCGTCAGAAACATCCCGAATAATTGTTTCCTCAAGTATCCGTCGGATATCACCGGAGAGCCTTCTTATTTTTCTCTCGTTC includes these proteins:
- the dut gene encoding dUTP diphosphatase, whose product is MGIEVLLEVLEHARDLPLPARATRGSSGVDMMAAIYSPLVIDPGKRVLIPTGLKVSIPRGYEWQIRPRSGNALKYGVTVLNSPGTIDSDYRGEVQIILANLSDEPFLVERGDRIAQAVLAPVACPVLKAIEKLPDTERGDGGFGHSGK
- the pnp gene encoding polyribonucleotide nucleotidyltransferase; translation: MSNVVKCEIAGRTLSIETGRMAKQAHGSVYVTYGGSSVLVAATSGGLRDLPFFPLTIEYRERTYAAGKIPGGFFRREGQPQAKEILTARLIDRPLRPLFPSEYMEETQVYCLVLSSDGQNDPSLLAMVGASASLLISDIPWDGPVSSVKIGRIDGEFVINPTMEEQEKSELDLIVAVKGNDVVMLEGSTDQLSEELVMEAIKRAAEAAARINELQAELQGLAGREKRKPEIATAIPEDLQGIINEIAFPEFEKVYGNGVKNVLSEVGELAVDSALEKLAGKYEQLDDEVQLRKIISNAVHDAEKAFVRQKLLVDRKRPDGRAESDVRKITCEVGVLPRPHGSALFTRGETQALVAVTLGGARDVQRIDALMGEYTKDFMLHYNFPSFSVGEVRPARGPSRREIGHGHLAEMALSHVMPKEKEKFNYTVRVVSDILESNGSSSQATICGGSLSLMDAGVPVSDSVAGVALGLVTDGNDYIILSDIAGVEDHLGDMDLKIAGTRTGVTAIQMDLKVEGISLGVLGEAMQRARENRIFILDEMDSVISEPRDALSEYAPRVYTISIEKDMIGKLIGPGGKNIRAITEETGADINIEDDGTVVILSDDAEAANRTLELIELSTGKPKLGQIYDGVVVNILNFGAFVEIMPGTDGLVHISQISKDRVENVDDVLKRGQQVKVKVTAIKDNGKIDLTMKDVDQKN
- the rpsO gene encoding 30S ribosomal protein S15, with translation MSITADKKAELVKKFGEKEQDTGKSEVQIAILTEKLKNLTEHCKIHKDDHHSRRGLLKMVGKRRKLLNYLSKKDIERYRTIIKELGLRR
- the truB gene encoding tRNA pseudouridine(55) synthase TruB gives rise to the protein MTFSDICGAAYLLDKSSGITSRMATSSVASAWGFRKYGHAGTLDPDATGLLIVLMGKATKLSRFITSEEKRYSFGIEFGIRTDTDDTTGNILERKSAEHISRKDIQSILKRYTGNITQKVPSYSAVKVDGVRAYKTARKGLLPDTPEKRVCVTDWELMKYENSKVHLAVTVSSGTYVRALARDIGYDLDSCGAAFDIRRLSIGSFDIERASREPDNPESMLSMTALLNAYESVVLSDSDKRLVSHGARLYSTLTGTVVLLDKQDRLVAMAEGDGSSLRPLCVFIAD
- the rbfA gene encoding 30S ribosome-binding factor RbfA translates to MNERKIRRLSGDIRRILEETIIRDVSDDRLQNILITRVKLARDGSHATVFFETTGSENDSEDACKAMKSAAGFLRSRLADGIRMRTVPVLSFVHDSSGKDGDKVLGIMKELDND